CAGGGCTCTTGTTATTGGGCTTGGGAGACGGCTCCTGGCGAACAGGGGGAGGTGGCTCAGTGCTGCTGCTTCTGTCATCTGAGGGCTGTGAGGTGGCTGTCAACACGTCATCATACAGGTCAATCTGATCTGTATTGTTGAACTCCGGGTCCTAAGAGATGAGGGGTTGACAAAGGTGGGTTTGCAGACCTTCCACCGGGttcattctatttcattctaGTTCACTTAGAATCCATGGTCAAATACTTCATAAAACAACGTGTAAAACTTCTTTGTCCTACTCCAGGAAACTAGGTAAGAATAACTTCCttttaagaataatatttcacttaaaaCCATTTCATTGAATTATGCTTCTGTAGGTTTTTCTTCTAAGACCCTGTTAGTAGTCTCCGACGTTTCCAGCTTCAGCCAGCTGTGAGAATCAAAAAGTCATGGTGATTAAACAAGCAAACTAAGAATGCATAAAGATGCACCTGCTACTGCTACCAAAGAGGTCAGCTTCTAAAGGCCACATCTAAGACACAGCAATGAAAACTTACTTTCACCATCTCATGCTGCTTCCACAATCAAGAGTTACACAAAACTTACTACTCTAATCAGAAAGACAGTATATTCATTTAGAAGGAAAAAGCATATGAAAGTGGAAACTAGAATGCAAAAAAGAATTGGGAGTTACTGGTTTCAACTTTTACATTTACACAAATGATTTAGAGAGGCTCTGAAACTCAGTCAGTCCATAATCCCGTCTTTCTACTAACCaccaaagaaactttaaaaaaaaaaggggtggggggaggaataaCTCTGGGAGATTTTCCCTTACTATTTCTCAAGTGACAATGCAGGTCCAATACATTACTATGACACTTATATGAGAGACTTTTGGGAGGAATACCAAAGACATTCAATGATACACAAAAACAGTGAAGTTCTCTAAAATAGAAgggcaggggggcgcctgggtggctcagtcggttaagcggccgacttcggctcaggtcatgatctcgcggtccgtgagttcgagccccacgtcgggctctgtgctgacagctcagagcctggagcctgtttcagattctgtgtctccctctctctgaccctcccccgttcatggtctgtctctctctgtctcaaaaataaaataaatgttaaaaaaaaaaaatttttttttaaaaaataaaatagaagggcAGAAAACAGGCCCAGCCCCCATGGCCCAAACTGTGTCACGGTTAGCATTTACAATGTGGACACGTACTCTGAAAGACACGTGAAATAtactttgtgtgtatgtgatatatcgctgttatggactgaatgccTGTGGCCCCTCCAAAGTGCGTATGCTGAAACCCTCTTCCCCggtgtgatggtattagaaggAGGGACCTTTGGGAGATAACCAAAATTAAATGAGGTTTTGAGGGGGAACCCTCATGAAAAGGATTAGTACCCATATAAAAGCCAAGAAAAAGCATGCCTGCTTTGTATCTCTGCTCAGCCTGCTGGCATTCTGCacccagaagagggccctcaccagaacccaaaCCTGATTTTAGTCTTCCAGTTTCCAGAACAGGgagatacatttctgttgtttttaagcactgtttggtattttgttacagcagcctaagTTAACACTATATACCCCCAATCCTAAAACCACAAGAACTACTGCCAAGTGACCTCAACGTTTCAGATTTTGCAATGTTATCTCAGAGAGCTCTTTTTAAGGATCAGTGTTTTCTCAGATAACGTTCTAAAACATCCCGACCATGCTAAAGATGCTGCTGCCAACGTGACAGACAGAAGTTCAACGTGTTTTAGGGGAACTACAGCTCATCATGTCattgctgtgtttttaaaaaggaaacaaagaagaacCTACGTTAGGTAACTTGTTTACTTCTCTGAAGGAGAGCACTTCCTATGATGTAACTCAGGATAGGAAGTTCCAGTAACTTTCTCTGTTCAATTCCATCACAACAACTGCAGATTCTAAAATGAGACTAGAGAGGAGACTCACTACAAGATTCCTTCCTAGACCTATATACCATCACAAAGTTCTGGAAACAATTTTCTAGTTCCTCAGTTCATCTGAAGAACAATGGAAGAATGTGCACACAAAAATAGCATTACTGGACTGTTCTGGTAGTGAAGGGGGAAAGGGTTCTACTCCCTGAGGCATGTAAATAATTCCAAATATTACAAATACCCTAAAAACCCCTATAAGAGGAGCGTATACACTTGCTAAAACATCAGAAATAGGATGGCAAAAGAgaataacctttttatttttttttaaatttattcaggggcgcctggatggctcagtcggttaagcgtctgacttcggctcaggtcatgatctcgcggttcgtgagttcgggccccgcatcgggctctgtgctgacagctcagagcctggagcctgcttccgattctgtctctccctctctctctgcccctcccccacatgtgctctctctctgcctctcaaaaataaagaatactgaaaaaaaattaaagtttattcattttgagagagagagagagcacacgcgagcgggagaggggtagagagaaagagagagacagagagagagagagagagagagagagagaattaagcaggctctgcgctgacagagctgggctctgggcttgatctcatgaactgtgacatcatgacctgagctgaaaccaagagttggatgcttaactgaggcaCCCCAAGACAGACCTTTTTGGAGGTGACttgtaaataagaaaaggaattaatgagataaaTAAGCACAAAAAGACTGTTCTAGATAGtcaatttataaataagtaaggATCTTCCATAAAGAGTATgtaaagaacaggaagagaagcTAACACTGGAGAGCACGGGGGGGATAATAAGGGGAGTACAGTGAAGGGCTAAAAACTTGACAAACACAATGTGCGTAAAATACTTCACAGCTATTACGTCTCAGGAATTGCAACTCTAGAcaaaatcatttatttccttattcctGTACTAAGTATGGTGATACGCCCTTGCGGTTCAAAGGAAGAAGATGGAAACCGCTTGAGCCTCTTCAACGTTCTAATCCTTAGAGAGCAATAGTCCacaccagaaataaaaaaattcatttctttatttactgagtgtttctttatttttgagaaagagagagagagtgtgtgcaggggaggggcagaggattcGAAGCGGGCTCTACTCtcacagcagacagcctgacgtgggaccccaactcacgaaccgtgagatcatgacctgaatcaaagttgggagcttaacagactgagccacccaagcaccccacttCTTAAATTTAAATCGAGGATTCTGAAATGGAACTTAAAGGGAATAAAGAAACACACCATCTTGGATACTCAGTGGAACCAAATTAGGATTCCTTCCGGCACTATCTGTGATTCAGAGATGCGAATCTAAAAGTTGTAATACAAAAATCACCACTGATACTTGGGTAGTGAACTAGCGTGCAGATTTGGGCCAGCTCAGAGATCACATACGTGACCAGGAAACCTCCCATACCGCAAGCCTAGGCAAACAATCTACTCTTTTAGGGACCCTTAGAGAACACGTAAGACTCAAATCCTGAAAAACCTTGTACATGATTACCTTACCACTTTAAGAAGCACAAAAGGATTCAATGAATCCAAAACTGTCACAAGATTCAAATGGTTTCTCTGGGCCATAGAACCTGGGAACTGTTCTGATGCATAGAGCAGGCCTGTGGAGGAGTCTGTTGAAGAAACAACGTATCAAGTTGTGTCTGAATTTAAGTCTACCGGCAACACCAATTCATTTTAAGTTCCTGAGCtggtaagagaaaaacagataaggCCTTGAAATGAGCTGGCGATTTACTCAGTGTTGAATTAGGTTAAAGCAAAATCTAATTCTACAAATTAAGGGAAAAATACAATGTTTTATGTGCACTGATGCCAAAGGTTTAGTTCCAGGGAGATTAAAAAGTATGTATTCGTATTTAAAACTGATTATATCAGGAAGAATTTTGTGTTTAATCGTATAGGAAGAACTGTGACGGTCTCAAGAAGCTCTTTAGATAAAAAACAACTTGCACGATTCTGAATTTAAGGAAGAACCTCTCCACCTATATGTTCAATGTTTCTACCCTCCAACCCCCTTTTCCTGATATCTGAGAGAAGAAAggttagcatttatttttctcaaagcaaCCTACTCAATGTTCCTTTTAATTGTAACTAAAGCTCAAAGTTTTTGGCTTTATGACGACTGTCTCCAGTCCTCACCTCATGCCTGCCTTCCTTGCCACTATCCACTGCCCTCAACTGCCAGGAATGGAACGTCTGTTGAACACAGGGATCCATTTGTTCCCCATTCCCTCACTGGTCTTGACACAGTGCCTAGCAAACAgaaattgctcaataaatacttgatggAAATAGCAAAGAGAACTGGGTAGTGTGCAAAGCACCTTGCTTAGcacaaggaacagagagaaacacTCAGCAAAGCGGCAGCTCTCACTCACTTTTCCAGAGTACCTCCCAGCCCAAGAGAGCAGCTGTGAATTTCAAGACTCCCGATGTGACAGGAATAAAGCAGTTCGGCAAAAAGAGGCTTTTATAGCACGTTACAGGGGATCAGGGAGTCAGCACCACAGGGTTCCATCTAGAAACTGTTCATTTTGCCTGGGGACCAGAGTACCATGTGACAAGGTTCTTGAGCATGGGTTCTTGAGCTTGGGATGAATCCTTAATATTCTTAAAACATTCTAAAACACAATCTGTACTGGCTGCCTTCAGTCTAACCTTGCTTTTTACAATGCTTGCCAAACAAAACCTTAATCATTTCTTTAGCAGCCTCCCAATTACACTAAAACCGGCTTTACCAAAAATTTACTCATGAGAGGAGCACTCCTCCCTGGACCTTCCATAAATGGACATGATATTCAAAATGTGTACTTCTTCCAACTTGCCAAGCATTAATTATTGTCTATTTGATACAAACGTCTACTAGATTCCACACACCATCTTTGGCCTTACACCCAtaaacaagtcttttttttttttttttaaaacgtttatttatttttgggacagagagagacagagcatgaacgggggagggtcagagagagagagggagacacagaatcggaaacaggctccaggctctgagctgtcagcacagagcccgacgcggggcttgaactcacgaaccgcgagatcatgacctgatctgaagtcggacgctcaaccgacggagccacccaggcaccccaggtcttTTTTAACTAAAGACACAGGAGAACAAATTGTTGAGGCCAAAGACACGGCAGCGACCACTGGATAAGGTCTGTGCCTTGACTATACCCTATAAGTTATACTGCTTAACAAATTCTGAAATTCCATTTTCTAAGACCAAATGTGACTAGACCTATCCTGTTCTGCTCATTTCTCAAACTGATTCAGCAGCATGGTTATCTACCtatagagaagaaaattaaggggggaaaaagggtTTTCATTAATAACTATCCTTCCTATCAtgtactaaaaaacaaaacaaaaaaatgaaaaccacccaTAACTTGTAAAGAATAGTAAAGGTCTGATTCAGAGTAATATGGAAAACTCAGGAAAACAATGGTTGTAACTAAACTGATATACTGAACCTTTCTATTCATCCATAATTATTTGACTTGTTtgagcttaaaaatttttttcattgtatttaggTCAACATGTAGATGACTCCAGTATACCTGAGGAGACGTGGGAAAATGACTATTAAAGAGTATAACTGATGAAGCTGTATGATGGGTACAAGAtcattatactattctctctacttttgtattttaacGTCTCCATGTTAAGATGGCATAacgtgttaatttttttttttttaacgcaaaCTTTTGCCAAGTGTACAGAACCTCTTCTGTTGCCTTGTATAAAAGCCAGGGTCCAACCAGGGCACTCTCCTTCCCTAGTCTCTTCTTTTTACCCTCTTTCCAGGTTCTTGTGTGTATGCATTGAAAGACACCAGTGAAAGAACAAGTTTACTCAAGTAAAATGGTGCTGAAAACAATCCAGGCAAGATACtactaagttttaaaaagagactttgagaggtgcctgggtggctcagttggttgagtgactgactcctgattttggctcaggtcatgatcccacggtcatgggatcaagccccacttcaggctctgcgttgaatgtggagcctgcttaagattctctctctcacactctctccctccctctgcccctctcccccactagcacgccctctaaataaataaatgaatgaatgtttggtagaatttatcaaaaaaatagaataaaaagagacTTCAGAACGTTCTTGAGCTTGACCTCAATATATTACTGTTTCAAGGGAAATCACTATGTAATGTTCCTTGACGTAACATAAAGAGATCAACAAATTCACAGGTCTATACATGCTTTTTAACTGGTTTTCCCTCAAAACAATGAgattcatcaataaaataaaatttattacacCAAAATGCCTACGCACCGCTGAAGACTGGAGTCAAACTACTTACAGGAAGAAGTAAAGCCCAGAACAGTCAGAATGGAGCTTCAACTAATTGTTCAAGTATCTTTTATAGTGTGCTTTTGCACTGCCTCATGGAGGAGGAGACTACGTTTCTCCAGCTGCCGTTTGAAAGAGTCACAAAGGAACGGGTATGAACACTGTCTTCACGAATACTACAGCAAACATAATTCTGGTTTTTAAGTGTGCTCAGTCTCTGAGCAGACTGGCACCCAACTCTGGCCTCCTGGGGGAGCAAGTTCCACAGGTTGATCCCCATTCTATTAAACctgatttttatttgctcttaaaTCAAAGCTTGTAAAATTAAGCCTGGAGGCTTAAAATTAACATAAAGCGGAACGGTCAGAAGTCTCGAAAGTCTCTGATAGAGGAAACATTTTAGACCCTACAGACGGATGTTCAGGCCTAGCAAAGACTGCCATAGCCTGGAACCACCGCAAGTTTGGGGAAAGTGATTCCTCAGCTGATCCAGGAAAATCCAATGCTCCCGATGACCCCTCACCTGATTGAACTCCTCGTCAGCATATATATCAATCAAGTCCACTCCTTCTGACATGGCTCCGGAAGGAAGATCGCGAGCCCGGAGAACCGACCAAGTAAGAAAGATGCCACTGCGGTATCCTGGAAGAGGCAAGAGTTAGAAGGCGTGAGGGTCCCGGGCTGGGAGGAGAGCAATGGTTGCCAACCTCCCGTCTCCAGAGACGCAGCATCCCGGCAGCCCAAGCTCGGTCCCAcccgctccgccccgcccccggcctcgcGCCGCCCCTCGCTCTCCCAGGCCGCCGGGGCTCGCGGGGCTCGCTGCCCATCACCCTCGGGCCCGACCCGAGTTGCGCCGCAGCTGCCCGCGGCGCGACGGGAAAGTCCAGGCCTCTGCTCCTAGGGGCCCTGGGACGGCGCTGCGAAGAACGACCGCGGCGAAGCCCGCTGCCCCAGCCCGCCGCACCTGCCTAGGCCCCAGAGCGGCCCCGGCTTGCGTCCCTGCGGGTCGCGGAGCTCCAGCCGCCTTCGCTCCCCACCCAGGCCCAGTCCTCGCCCCCGGCTAGGCCCGCCCCGCTCCCTCCCCACAGACTCGGCCCGGCGCCCTCGGCCTCCTCCCTCAAAGGCCCGCGCCTCCCTCCGCCCGCCGACTCCGGCTGCCCCAAACTCAACCGACCCCCTCCCAGTTTCAGCGCTGGCCCCGAGCCCTCTTCCGGCCCAGCCGGCCCCCGGCCGCGCGCCCCCGTTACCGGGAatatggcggcggcggcggcgagtcCGGACTAGGCCCGAAGCGCGCGAACCGCTCTCGGTCCCAggtcccgcccccccccgccgctgGCGTCACACGCACAGCCACTTCCGCCATACGCAGGGACTCATCTTCCGGCTTAGGTCCTCAGAGCAGAAGTCCACAGTCCAGGCGTCCGGAAGTGCCTGGGCCACAGGCTTCCGGTGAGGGTCGGGAAGGATGGCGGTGGCCACCATGTTCCCGGGTCTGGCACGGGTGAGGAGAGTGGAGGTTTTAGGGTCCTGGGCAGGCCGTAGTGGGGACTGAGTCTCGTCTTCCAACGCAGTCATGGAGACTGCGAGGAGCGTCCAGCTGCCTGATAGCCCAGGGCAAGGGCAGACCCAAGGAGAGATCCGTCTTGAAACATGGGAGATTCAGGTCACATCCACTCTTTTCTGAGCCCACTGTGTGCCTGACTCGTGCGACATCCAATTCAGATTTCACCTGTTCCCCAGGTGGAGCTGGCTGCATCGCCTCTGTGCGCCGCTTCTCTCTGTCCTTGAGTCTGTTCTTAATGTGTCTAATACATGTTAGGATTTCACAtcgtagatttttttttcttttttaatgcaggCATTTCAGACTGTAAACTTCTACTTTTTTATTGCACCTCATAAGtttttgtatgttgtgttttcGCTTGTCTCAGGATGTTTTGGAATTCCCcttttgattccttctttgaCCCGTTAGAACTATTGGTTTATTCATGACCTAGAGTGTGTTCATTTTCAcatgtttgtgaattttccagttttccttctgctgtGGATCTCTAGTTTTAgttcattgtggtcagaaaagatactttgtgTGATGTTAACCTTTTTTAATTTGGTAAGACTTGTTTTGCAACCTAaggtgatctgtcttggagaatatTCCCAGGGTGCTTGCAAAGAATGTGTTCTGCTGGAATGTTCTGGATGTGTCCGTTTTGGTCCACTTGATCTATAGTGTTGTTAAGGTCTTCTGTTTACTTATTGATCTTCTGTCCAGATGTTCTGTCCATTGATAGATATCCATTGATATCTATCCAATGATAGATATCCATTGAATGTGGAGTACTGAAATctacttttattgttttgctgtttctttctttcttcagttctgTCAATGTTTGCTTCGCGTGTTTGGGTGCTCTGATGTTGGCTGCATGTATGTTTATGATTGTTACGTATTCCTGGTgcattgatccttttatcattctATAATAATGTTCCTTATCTCTTGTGACAGCTTTTGACCCAAAGCCTATTTTGGCTGACATAAGTAGTGCCATCTTTGCTCTTTGATACCATTTGCAcgggttatcttttttttcatcctttcgcTTTTCAGCCTGTGTAGTCTTACATCTAAAAGGAGTCTTTTGTAACAGCTTATAGTTggatcctgttttgttttgtgtttttaattttttttaatgtttatttatgtttgacagagacagagcatgagtgggggaggggcagagagcgagggagacatagaatccaaagcaggctccaggccccgagctgtcagcacagagcctgatgtggggctcgaactcaagaaccatgggatcgtgacctgagccaaagtcggacacttgaccgactgagccacccaggcgcccctggatcctGTTTTTTAATCCATCTAGCCACTCTGGTGTTTTGTTTGGAGAGTTTAGTTCATTTATGTGTAATTACTGATCGAGAAgaacttactattgccattttgttttctatccaTCTTGTAGCTTTTGtgtcccttttttcctctcttgttaTTATCCTTtgtgtttcattgttttgttttgtttgtagagACCGGCTTTaatccttttctcattttctgtatgTATCTTCTAtgggtattttctttttggttaccATTGGGCTTACATAAAGCATAATCTATTTTAAGATGATAGCAATTTAACTCTACTGTCATTGCAAAAAAACTACTCTTTTACTCCTCCCgctttatgtttttgatgtcgcgactgcatatttttatattgcgTACCTATTagtatattttgttattttttgatgtttttctcttttaacttctCTACTAGCATTAAAAGTGATTTACCTATCACTTACAATATTACAGTATTCTGTATttgtcatatatttatctttaccagTGATCTTTATGCTTTCATAtgcttttgtattgttttctattGTCCTTTGGGTCCTTTGGGCTTCTTGAATTTGGATGTCCAAACTTCCCCAAATTTGGCAAGtttctggctctttctttctttctttctttctttctttctttctttctttctttctttctttctttttaatgttttatttatttttaagacagagagagacagagcatgagtggggatggggcagagagagagggagacacagaatctgaagcaggctccaggctctgagctgtcggcacagagcctgacgtggggctcgaactcatgaaccgtgagatcgtgacctgaactgaagtcggacgctcaactgactgagccacccaggcgcccctctggtcatctctttgtattaatttcttttttttttggtaagctgtacgcccgatgtggggctcaaactcacaatcccaagatcaataGTCACCTGCTcccaccgaccgagccagccagccacccctggccatttctttaaataagctttctgtctcttttctccttctgggacccccatAATATTTGTGTTGGCTTGCTTGATGATGTCCCATAAGTCCCTTAGgcatatttcactctttttcattctttttttttttttctttctctgattgggaAATTTCAAATCACCTGCCTTTAAgtttactgattctttcttctgcttgatcaaGTCTGCTAGTTAACCCCCATaatgaatttgttttcatttggttattgtattctttagctccaaaatttctgtttggttctttttaatatttgtctctGTTTAAATTGTCATTCCGTTCATTCACTGTCTTCCAGAGCAAACTGAACATCTTGATGACAgttgttttgaattctttgtcaggtAATTCATACGCCTCTGTTTCTTAAGGGTTGGCTTctagagatttattttgtttctttgattgggccatgttttttcctgtttcttcgtGTCCCTTGCAAATTTATGTTGAATCCAGGCTTTCAAAGAAACAGTCTGCtctcccagtcttttttttttttttaatttttttttttcaacgtttatttatttttgggacagagagagacagagcatgaacgggggaggggcagagagagagggagacacagaatcggaaacaggctccaggctctgagccgtcagcacagagcccgacgcggggctcgaactcacggaccgcgagatcgtgacctggctgaagtcggacgcttaaccgactgcgccacccaggcgcccctctcccagtCTTTTTAGATTGGCTTTGTGCAAGGAGAGACCTTCAGCGGTCAGCCTGGCTAAAGATTCTGGGAGCCTCTCAAacatttttgtgtggatatatctTCTCTAGGCTGGTGCATATAAATTCTCTATTGGAAGGATTTGCTGACTTCTTATTTCAGGAGCTTCTTACCTGGTTTCTGGATTTCTCATAAAGGGAATCGGTCCATGTATTGTTGTAGAGTTGCTGTctctgtgggaggaggggagtgggggcttcctgttccaccatcttgctgGCATCACTGCCTTCTCGTTGCATCTTGATAGGTTTTACCCTTCTCTAGATTGGGAGTCTTCTGGGGATTAGGAACCATGCCGTCACTGTATACTCAGACTCTAACACAGGcaagtaactaaaatatatacaacacCATAAGAACTTTAAGGGAATGCAAAGGAAGAAGATACTTCTGCTGGAGAATTTCTGGAAAGGTAGCAGTTAAGAACACATGTGCAGTTAGGGCCATGTTCTAGTCCTAACTGCAGTCACTATGTGGGTGACCTTGGTAATTATTTAACCTCTTCTAGCCTCAGCTTCCTAAGCTATAAAGTGGGAACAGTATCAACATAACTTCTTAAGGACTAAAGGAGATTGAATGAGCTTAGTACTTAGGAAGTGTTGAGGGAATAACAGTGACGGTAGTTATTATAAAGATGTTTGTGCTTTGTTTATTTCAGATGCTTGCTCTGCCAAGGCGCCACCTAGTGTCACCCTCGCTCAGCACGACATCATTCAGCCGTTTCTACAGAGGTGACAGCCCAACAGATTCCCAAAAAGACATGATTGAAATCCCTTTGCCTCCGTGGCAGGAGCGAACTGATGAGTCCATAGAAACCAAAAGAGCCCGGCTGCTCTATGAGAGCAGAAAGAGGGGAATGTTGGAAAACTGTATTCTGCTTAGGTAGGGAAATACGAGTCTCGGCATCGCTTGTCTTGTACTGGAGACCGCCTTTtcagcttccttctctctctttctcgttTTTAGCCTCTTTGCTAAAGAATATCTGCACCACATGACAGAGAAACAGCTGAACCTGTATGATCGTCTGATTAATGAGCCCAGTAACGACTGGGATATTTACTACTGGGCCACAGGTACTGGGCATGATAAACAAGCAGCATGATATGAGAAATAGGATGGCTTGCGGTGATTTGCGTCTGGAATTGTAGCCTAGGCAATTTTTTTGCCGTTCATTCACGTAATGGACACTCAACCCAAACACTCTTCACATTCTTCAGAGTGAAGAAACGGTTTTGCAAAACAAGTGCAAAATGGTTTTGTTACTTAGAGTTCGCTGAGGCTCTGCCTGTCCCATCCATGTTCCAGCCAGGAGTTGACGTATAGAAGCACACACCCGATTCTTTATGGATCCTTCTTGGGAAATTCCGCACTGCGCTTCTGCTTACTTTCCATTAGCCACAGTTTAGTCACATGACTACACCTCATCATAATGAGAAAATACTATAGTCTATGTGTCTAGGTAACTTGGGGGTTCCTTTATTAtcaaggaaaaatgagagaacGGGTATTAGGGGACATCGCGTCGTTTCTGTCACACTCTGGGTCTTCGGTTATGTTTCCACTCAATATCTGAGTCGTAAAATAGACACCATTCTGTAGGTTCCATGTGTAGGGTGTGATGGTACAGAGTCTAGAGGTTTATATAGCCATTAGAAAACCCACAAGGTGTAAACTCTTTACGCTCTGGGCTTTTAGTATTGTTGAGTAAAGTTGTATTGTGTGGGCCTACCACAGTTTGTCTATCCATTGACCAGTAGAGAGATATCATGGTATTTCCAGTTTtaggtgattatgaataaagccactataAACGCATATAGCTTTTTGTGGAAGTAGGTTTTAGTTTTTCTTGGGTAGATACCCAGGAGAAGGGTTAATGAGTCCTGTTGTAAGTGTATGTTtatggcaaactttttctataatgGGACAggtagtaagtattttaggctttgccgACCATATAGTCCCTGGCGTGATATTCACCTCCTGCCCTTAGAGCATGCAAACTGTCACGGACGATAGGTAAACAATTGAGTGTGACTgtgatataataaaattattgacAGGCACTGAACCTtggatttcatataattttcacgtGTCATGAAATAACTTTTTTCCTCAACCATTTAAAAGTCATCCTTAGCtcacaggccatagtttgccgAGTCCTGTGCAAGTGAAAGGGGCCAGGATCAAAGACTGGCCAtacaaactgtatgattccatttgtatgatattctgggaaaggcaaaagtGTAGGGGCATAAAACAGACCAGTGATTGCCCGGGACTGGGTGTGAagttccacatccttaccagcacttGCTATTATCcgggttttgttcttgtttttagcCACTCTAAGTAAGGAGTATGCAGTAGTATTTCACTGTAGTGAATTGGCATGGCTCTGATAATTAAGGATATTGAGGctcttttttcagtgtttatttgcCATTCCTA
This genomic stretch from Lynx canadensis isolate LIC74 chromosome D1, mLynCan4.pri.v2, whole genome shotgun sequence harbors:
- the SDHAF2 gene encoding succinate dehydrogenase assembly factor 2, mitochondrial isoform X1; this translates as MAVATMFPGLARMLALPRRHLVSPSLSTTSFSRFYRGDSPTDSQKDMIEIPLPPWQERTDESIETKRARLLYESRKRGMLENCILLSLFAKEYLHHMTEKQLNLYDRLINEPSNDWDIYYWATEAKPAPEIFENEVMTMLRDFAKNKNKEQRLRAPDLEYLFEKPC
- the SDHAF2 gene encoding succinate dehydrogenase assembly factor 2, mitochondrial isoform X2, which gives rise to MPSLYTQTLTQMLALPRRHLVSPSLSTTSFSRFYRGDSPTDSQKDMIEIPLPPWQERTDESIETKRARLLYESRKRGMLENCILLSLFAKEYLHHMTEKQLNLYDRLINEPSNDWDIYYWATEAKPAPEIFENEVMTMLRDFAKNKNKEQRLRAPDLEYLFEKPC